A single genomic interval of Desulfobotulus pelophilus harbors:
- a CDS encoding DHH family phosphoesterase — MTLSAAEKVRRFYACFTGEDQVLILINADPDAMASAMAVKRLLWRRVAGVTITHVNDIQRPDNQSMIRLLGIRMVHFRDLPNWRYSRIVLVDSQPDHHDCFALFRPDVLIDHHPESCVVGRFCDVRPKYGATATILTEYLRAARIVPSSRLATALYYGIKTDTADFQRKTIMEDVKAFQYLFRYMNPQLERRIENAEIPLETLDVFEKALKCRVMRGNRLYAHLGDVISPDVCVQLADFFMRVDVVSWTIISGVYDKKLIIIFRNDGIRRSAGIVAAASFGKIGSAGGHKGAARAEIPLIVLEKQVNVKDSRKLAAWIRDHVEIRTQKKSRPEKAEPCG; from the coding sequence ATGACCCTTTCTGCTGCCGAAAAAGTACGGCGTTTCTATGCCTGTTTTACGGGAGAGGATCAGGTTCTGATCCTTATCAATGCAGATCCTGATGCCATGGCCAGTGCTATGGCCGTAAAGCGTTTGCTCTGGCGCCGGGTGGCCGGTGTCACCATTACCCATGTGAATGATATCCAGCGTCCGGACAATCAGTCCATGATCCGGCTTCTGGGTATCAGGATGGTGCACTTCCGGGACCTGCCGAACTGGCGCTACAGCCGCATTGTTCTTGTGGATTCCCAGCCCGATCACCATGATTGTTTTGCCCTGTTCCGGCCGGATGTTCTGATTGATCATCATCCGGAATCCTGTGTTGTGGGTCGCTTCTGTGATGTCCGTCCCAAATACGGGGCTACGGCTACCATTCTGACGGAATACCTGCGGGCTGCCCGCATTGTTCCGTCATCCAGGCTGGCGACAGCTCTTTATTATGGTATCAAGACGGATACGGCCGATTTTCAGCGGAAGACCATCATGGAGGACGTGAAGGCTTTCCAGTATCTTTTCCGGTACATGAATCCCCAGTTGGAAAGAAGGATAGAAAATGCGGAAATTCCTCTGGAAACCCTGGATGTTTTTGAAAAGGCCCTTAAGTGCAGGGTAATGAGGGGAAACCGATTGTATGCCCACCTTGGTGATGTGATAAGCCCTGATGTCTGCGTACAGCTGGCGGATTTTTTCATGCGTGTGGATGTGGTGAGCTGGACCATTATTTCCGGTGTCTATGACAAAAAACTGATCATTATTTTCCGCAATGACGGCATTCGTCGGTCGGCGGGTATCGTGGCAGCGGCCAGTTTCGGAAAAATAGGATCCGCAGGGGGGCACAAGGGTGCTGCACGGGCGGAAATTCCCCTTATTGTACTGGAAAAACAGGTAAACGTCAAAGACAGCAGAAAGCTTGCTGCCTGGATCCGGGATCATGTGGAAATCCGTACCCAGAAGAAAAGCAGGCCGGAGAAGGCGGAACCATGCGGATAA